Part of the Terriglobales bacterium genome is shown below.
AAGACACGGACGGCGGCGGATGAGCAGATTGCGCAGACCGCGGGCGAGGTGATCCGCAGCTATCGGGAGCTGTTCGAGGACTACCAGTTCTCGAAAGCGCTGGAAGCGGCATGGACGGTGGTGGCTGCGGTGAACAAGTACCTGGTGGAAAACGAGCCCTGGACGCTGGCGGAAAAAACCGATGAAGACAGCCGGGCGCGCCTGGCGACGGTGCTGTACACGGCGGCGGAGGCCCTGCGCGTGGTGACGGCGCTGGTGCATCCGGTGATGCCGGAAGCGACCGGGCGGATATGGTCGCAACTGGGACTGGGCGCGGTGGCCAAGGCGCGGCTGGACAAGCTGGAGTGGGGACAACTGGCTCACGGCACCAAGCTGGGCCTGGTGGAGCCGGTGTTCCCGCGCGCGGACAAATCGGTGATCGAGAGGATGCAGCAGATGGAGAGCCAGCCAAAGGCAGCAGAAACGGAGAAGAAGGAAGCGGCGCCGGCAGCGACGTCACCCGCGCCCGCAACAGTTCCGGCGCAGCCTGCGACGACTGCGGCCGGCGATTCGCGCATCAGCATTGAGGATTTCGCCAAGGTGGAGCTGCGCGTGGGCGAGATCAAGGTGGCCGAAAAGGTAAAAGGCGCAGACAAGCTGCTGCGACTGGAAGTCGATATCGGCACAGAAGTGCGGCAGGTGGTGGCGGGAATCGCCGAGGCCTACAAGCCGGAGACGCTGGTGGGACGCAAGGTGGTGATCGTCGTGAACCTGCAGCCGCGCAAGCTGCGCGGTTTGGAGTCGAACGGGATGATCGTGGCGGCGTCGGTGGGCGAAAAGGGGACGCCGGTGCTGTGCGGGTTCCTGGAAGATGTGCCGGTGGGCGCCAAGCTGAAATAGCCACAGAGATACACAGGCACAGAGGGAATCCGGTCATTTGGCCATCGAGTCAGGTTGCGATTGGTGATTTCGGTGCCCTCGTGACCTGAACCGTCGGCTGTCCCTTTCCTCTTGGGAGTAGCGTTCGTGGTAGGCCAGACCATTTCGCACTACCGGATCGTGGAAAGACTGGGTGGTGGCGGCATGGGTGTGGTGTATAAGGCCGAGGACGCCAACCTGGGCCGCTTCGTGGCCCTGAAGTTCCTGCCCGAGGACGTGGCCCAAGACACACAGGCGCTGGAGCGCTTCCGCCGCGAGGCCCGGGCCGCCTCCGCACTCAACCATCCCGGCATCTGCACCATCCACGAGATCGGCGAGCACGAAGGCCATCTGTTCCTGGT
Proteins encoded:
- the metG gene encoding methionine--tRNA ligase subunit beta, whose amino-acid sequence is KTRTAADEQIAQTAGEVIRSYRELFEDYQFSKALEAAWTVVAAVNKYLVENEPWTLAEKTDEDSRARLATVLYTAAEALRVVTALVHPVMPEATGRIWSQLGLGAVAKARLDKLEWGQLAHGTKLGLVEPVFPRADKSVIERMQQMESQPKAAETEKKEAAPAATSPAPATVPAQPATTAAGDSRISIEDFAKVELRVGEIKVAEKVKGADKLLRLEVDIGTEVRQVVAGIAEAYKPETLVGRKVVIVVNLQPRKLRGLESNGMIVAASVGEKGTPVLCGFLEDVPVGAKLK